The Leadbetterella byssophila DSM 17132 DNA window GCTAAAAACTGGTGATCAAAGAGGGTTCTTTTGCTCTTTTGTTTGGTGTCTACTCTTAGGTATTCTTTACCATTAGGGGTTTGTTGCACATACCAGAACAAGTCTTCGTTCCAAGTGATGTTTTGAGGAGAGTAGAAGACCTTGTCCTTTATTAGGTTAGGGTATTCGGCTGCTTTTTGGTAATAATGGGCCATAGTTTGCCCCTGCACTGTCCAGTAGGATAGTGCCAGCATGATCACGAAGAGTCTTTTCATGATACGTTTTTAAGGTATTTGGTTAGGTAATCTTTAGGCGAAGTTCCCGCTACGTTTTTAAATACGCGGTTGAAGTTAGCTATGCTATTGAAACCGCAACTGTAGGCTACACTTGAGATGTTATCAAATTTACCACTGGTTAGATTCTTGCAAGCTTCTGTCACGCGAAGTTCGTTTAAGAAGGTCACAAAGGTTACACCAGTGTGTTTTTTGAAATATCTGCAGAACGCTTGAGGGGTCAGGTGGGCTGCTGCTGCCACATCATCAAGCGTGAGTGGGTTTTTGTAATTCTTGAGAACGTAATTGTAGATTTTGCCCATTCTCAAACCTTCTCCCTCTGAAATGATCTCGTTGTTCAACGGGGCCAATTGCACAGGCTTTGGTTCCATCTTACAAAAGGCACGTAGGAGATGTAAGAAATGAATGATCTGATCCGTGTGCGTTGCCTTTTGGATCTTAAGCATCCTCTTCGAGATATGGGCTACATGTTCGTGAGGGACTTTAAATCCACCTCTGTATTCCTTTATGAAGCCATGGAAGGGTCTGAGTTCAGGAAGATTCAAAAGGGCATTGAGAGATCCGTCCGGATCATAAAAGACAGAAAGGGTATGAATACCTTCTTCGGGTTCTCCGGAGTTTGATCTGAAAACGTGCGACTGTTGAGGAGCAATCAAGAAGATATCTCCATCTGTAAAATCATGGAAGTTATTATCTACTATTAATGTTCCGCTCCCTTTTCTTACCCAGATCAGTTGAGCCTCTTTATGTCTATGAAGATAAGGATAGAAATGAGGTATTCTATCTTCTTGGACAAGAACTGATTTATCAGGTGTAACCGGGATGGTAAACTGTAAAGGTTTCATGTTCTTCTATAGTTAACTACTGAGGATCAAATCTTTACTAAATTTAGCGTATTTTAACATACTTTCAAAATATTGACCCGTGTTTGGTTAAAATATGAGCAGTTTTAGTTAAAAAGAATGCTTATTATACGTTAAATTGTGTAAAATTAACGCAAATCTGCTAAAAGATAGTCTATGGAAAGGACTCTGAGCCTAAGAAAATTATAGAAGAGGCAGGATAAAATCCTGCCTAGATTAAACTTAATGCTATTTCCATCATTTCGTTATAGGTTTTTTCCCTCTCTTCCTGGCTGGAAGCCTGTCCGGTTAAAATATTATCACTCACCGTCAATAGGGAAAGCGCATTGACCCCAAATCTGGCGGCCATGGTATAGAGGATTTCAGTTTCCATGTCTATACCTAATACGCCGTGAGCTTTCCAAACATCCCATCTGTTAGGAACCAGGTCATAGAAGGTGTTAGTACTGAATACTAAACCGGGATGAACCTTGATGTTTTGTTCTTTCGCAGATTCATGGGCTTTAAGTAGGAGTTCGAAGCTGGCGGTAGGTGCGAAGTGCTGGTTTTGGAATAATATGGAGTTGGCATCTGAATCTCCGCAGGCAGCAGTCACCAGCAGGACTTGTCCTAGGTCCAAATTCTCCTGGATAGATCCGCAAGTGCCAACTCTGATCAAGTTCTTGCATTGATAGGTATTGATCAGTTCGTGAATATATATTCCGGCACTACCCATTCCCATACCTGTACCTTGGATGGAAACGCGTTCCCCTTTGTACAGTCCGGTAAATCCGAACATGTTTCTCACTTTATTATAGCATTTGACCTCTGTCAAATAGTTTTCTGCCACGAATTTTGCTCGTAAAGGATCTCCTGGCAATAAAACGGTTTCCGCTATTTCTCCAACTTCCGCTTCTAAGTGTATACTTCTCATGTTGTAGTTATTTTATGCCCCGTAAGGAATCCAGATGTTCTTCACTTCGGTGGCTTTTCTTAAGAATACTTTTTGTAAAGGATTTTGTAGCCAATCGTACTCTGACTCTATCCAGGTTCTCTTCATGGAGTCTGCCGCTAATTTCTCCAAGGTTTCTGCATTCTGTTTATCAGAGAAATACCAGATACCGTCTACATCAAAGTGTTTGGCTAGTTCTGTAGTTAAGGACTTATGGTCTCCTGTAATTATATTAACGGTACCGCCGGGTACATCAGAGGTGTCCAGAATCTGATAGAAATCTGTAGTAGACAGAGGAGAGGTTTCAGAAGGGAGCACTATTACTCTGTTGCCCATGGCTATGGCAGGCAGTACCAGGCTAATCATACCTAATAATGGGTATTCTTTTGGACACACTACTCCTAGAATACCTACGGGCTCATGCATGGCTATAGTAACGTGTCTGCTTGTAGTGGAGTGTACTCGTCCGTCAAACTTATCCGCATAAGCTGCATAAGTGAATATCCTTTCTAGGCTTTTCTCGACTTCCAGTTTGGCGTCTTTTCCGGAATAGCCTGAAGCTTCTACTAGTCTTTGCTCAAACTCCTCCGCTCTTGCACTTAGATTTTCAGCGATGAAATAAAGTACCTGCGCTCTGGCGTGGCCTGTCATGCCGGCCCATCCC harbors:
- the deoD gene encoding purine-nucleoside phosphorylase, with translation MRSIHLEAEVGEIAETVLLPGDPLRAKFVAENYLTEVKCYNKVRNMFGFTGLYKGERVSIQGTGMGMGSAGIYIHELINTYQCKNLIRVGTCGSIQENLDLGQVLLVTAACGDSDANSILFQNQHFAPTASFELLLKAHESAKEQNIKVHPGLVFSTNTFYDLVPNRWDVWKAHGVLGIDMETEILYTMAARFGVNALSLLTVSDNILTGQASSQEEREKTYNEMMEIALSLI
- a CDS encoding helix-turn-helix domain-containing protein yields the protein MKPLQFTIPVTPDKSVLVQEDRIPHFYPYLHRHKEAQLIWVRKGSGTLIVDNNFHDFTDGDIFLIAPQQSHVFRSNSGEPEEGIHTLSVFYDPDGSLNALLNLPELRPFHGFIKEYRGGFKVPHEHVAHISKRMLKIQKATHTDQIIHFLHLLRAFCKMEPKPVQLAPLNNEIISEGEGLRMGKIYNYVLKNYKNPLTLDDVAAAAHLTPQAFCRYFKKHTGVTFVTFLNELRVTEACKNLTSGKFDNISSVAYSCGFNSIANFNRVFKNVAGTSPKDYLTKYLKNVS